Proteins from one Sabethes cyaneus chromosome 2, idSabCyanKW18_F2, whole genome shotgun sequence genomic window:
- the LOC128734682 gene encoding ADP-ribosylation factor-like protein 1 gives MGGLFSYFRGLLGNREMRILILGLDGAGKTTILYRLQVGEVVTTIPTIGFNVEQVSYKNLKFQVWDLGGQTSIRPYWRCYYSNTDAIIYVVDSADKDRIGISKDELLYMLREDELAGAILVVLANKQDMEGCMSVAEVHQALGLEALKNRTFQIFKTSATKGEGLDQAMDWLANALQSRK, from the exons ATGG GAGGACTGTTCAGCTACTTCCGCGGCCTTCTAGGGAACCGGGAAATGCGTATCCTCATTCTCGGACTTGATGGTGCGGGAAAGACCACTATCTTGTATCGACTACAGGTTGGCGAGGTGGTCACAACAATTCCGACGATTGGTTTTAATGTTGAACAAGTGAGTTACAAAAATCTCAAGTTCCAAGTTTGGGACTTGGGTGGGCAGACCAGCATAAG ACCGTACTGGCGATGTTATTATAGCAACACAGATGCTATCATTTATGTGGTAGATTCAGCAGATAAAGATAGGATAGGCATATCGAAAGATGAACTCTTATATATGTTAAGG GAAGACGAATTGGCTGGCGCCATTCTGGTGGTGCTGGCAAATAAACAAGACATGGAAGGTTGCATGAGTGTGGCGGAAGTGCATCAAGCTTTAGGGCTCGAGGCACTGAAAAACCGAACGttccaaattttcaaaacatctgCCACCAAAGGCGAAGGTTTAGATCAAGCAATGGATTGGCTGGCGAATGCGCTACAATCGCGAAAATAG
- the LOC128738751 gene encoding DNA polymerase delta catalytic subunit: protein MYAKRKDFSKGGGPSGSQKKFRTGDDDEDEFESHFEAELANMEGDEMLEQAHLVGQGPEVENTCAKWSRPQPRDYNPNQDALIFQQIDIEHYVGQPMPGMPGAQIGPVPVMRMFGITEEGNSVCAHVHGFTPYLYVAAPRGFTKSHLAEFRTALDKSVLNDMRSNKDNVQEAVLDVELVQRQSILGYNGEDKFTFIKVMVALPKLLAAVKRLLEKEQMMPEMDFQDCRVYESNIDFDIRFMVDTDVVGCSWIELPAGTWRLRKKGTSPNMETRCQIEVDVAYNKFVAHAPEGEWSKVAPFRILSFDIECAGRKGIFPEPQHDPVIQIANMVIRQGEQEPFLRNVFTLKGCAPIVGSQVLSYDSEQELLNKWASFVRELDPDILTGYNINNFDIPYLLNRANHLKVKNFEYLGRVTNIRSVIKETVIQSKQMGRRENKFVNFEGRVPFDLLFVLLRDYKLRSYTLNAVSYHFLQEQKEDVHHSIITDLQNESDQTRRRLAMYCLKDAYLPLRLLNKLMCIVNYMEMARVTGVPLSCLLTRGQQIKVMSQLLRKCKDSGYIIPSYHGSGSEEQYEGATVIEPKRGYYADPISTLDFASLYPSIMMAHNLCYTTLLQPGNKDKLGLTDDQTTRTPTNNVFVKNSVRKGILPEILESLLAARKRAKADLKVETDSFKRSVLDGRQLALKISANSVYGFTGAQVGKLPCLEISGSVTAYGRTMIEQTKQEVEQRYTVENGYENDAVVIYGDTDSVMVNFGVKSLERSMELGREAADFVSAKFVKPIKLEFEKVYYPYLLINKKRYAGLYFTRPDKYDKMDCKGIETVRRDNSPLVANLMNSCLQKLLIDRNPEGAVEHAKQVIADLLCNRIDISQLVITKELAKTDYAAKQAHVELANKMKKRDAGSAPKLGDRVPYVIITAAKNTPAYMKAEDPIYVLENCVPIDANYYLENQLSKPLLRIFEPILGEKAESILLRGDHTRTRSVVTSKVGALAAFTKKRDACLGCKALLPAGYEGQALCQHCKPREAALYQHELSGQRMLEERFCRLWTQCQRCQGSLHEEVICTSRDCPIFYMRTKIRMELVTQEKRVARFGVPTW from the exons ATGTACGCTAAACGTAAGGATTTCTCAAAAGGAGGAGGGCCGTCAGGGTCTCAAAAGAAATTCCG AACTGGAGATGACGATGAAGATGAATTTGAAAGCCATTTCGAAGCCGAACTGGCCAACATGGAAGGGGATGAAATGTTGGAACAAGCACATTTGGTCGGCCAGGGGCCGGAAGTCGAAAACACCTGTGCCAAATGGAGCAGGCCCCAACCAAGAGATTATAATCCGAATCAAGATGCGTTGATATTCCAACAAATTGATATTGAGCATTACGTCGGACAACCGATGCCGGGAATGCCTGGAGCGCAAATCGGACCCGTTCCTGTTATGCGTATGTTCGGAATCACTGAGGAAGGGAATTCGGTTTGTGCTCATGTTCATGGTTTTACGCCGTATTTGTACGTTGCGGCTCCGCGAGGGTTCACCAAGTCTCATCTGGCAGAGTTTCGAACTGCGCTGGACAAATCAGTGCTAAATGATATGCGTTCGAACAAAGACAACGTTCAGGAAGCAGTACTGGATGTTGAGTTGGTTCAGCGTCAGTCTATTCTTGGTTACAACGGAGAGGATAAATTCACTTTTATCAAAGTGATGGTGGCTTTGCCGAAATTGTTAGCAGCTGTCAAGAGATTGCTGGAGAAAGAACAGATGATGCCGGAAATGGACTTTCAGGACTGTCGAGTTTATGAAAGTAACATAGATTTTGACATTCGATTTATGGTAGATACCGATGTAGTCGGATGCAGCTGGATAGAGTTGCCTGCAGGAACTTGGCGATTGCGCAAGAAAGGAACCAGTCCTAACATGGAAACACGATGTCAGATTGAAGTGGATGTTGCTTATAATAAATTTGTGGCCCATGCCCCAGAAGGTGAATGGAGTAAGGTGGCTCCATTTCGTATTCTTAGCTTCGATATTGAATGTGCAGGAAGAAAGGGCATCTTTCCAGAACCACAGCACGATCCGGTGATTCAGATAGCAAACATGGTGATTCGTCAGGGAGAACAGGAACCGTTTTTGAGGAACGTTTTCACTTTGAAAGGTTGTGCTCCCATCGTGGGATCACAGGTTCTTAGCTATGATTCGGAACAAGAACTGCTGAATAAGTGGGCTAGTTTCGTGCGCGAACTGGATCCTGACATTCTAACCGGTTATAATATTAACAATTTCGATATACCTTATCTGCTGAACCGGGCTAACCATTTGAAGGTTAAAAATTTTGAATACCTCGGTCGAGTAACAAACATCCGGTCAGTTATTAAGGAGACTGTCATTCAGTCCAAACAGATGGGACGCAGAGAGAACAAATTTGTCAACTTTGAAGGACGTGTTCCGTTtgatttgctgtttgttttACTGCGAGATTATAAACTGAGATCGTATACGCTTAACGCGGTAAGTTACCACTTTTTGCAAGAACAAAAAGAGGATGTTCATCACAGCATAATCACAGATTTACAAAACGAAAGTGATCAAACACGACGACGATTGGCGATGTATTGTCTGAAGGATGCGTATTTGCCTCTTAGATTGTTGAATAAATTGATGTGTATTGTGAACTACATGGAAATGGCCCGTGTCACTGGCGTGCCATTGTCTTGCTTGCTCACGCGTGGTCAGCAGATCAAGGTGATGAGTCAGTTACTTAGAAAATGCAAAGATTCTGGTTACATCATTCCTTCTTATCATGGTTCCGGCTCGGAAGAGCAATATGAAGGAGCTACGGTTATTGAACCGAAACGTGGATACTACGCGGATCCTATCTCGACGCTGGATTTTGCCTCCCTATACCCGAGTATTATGATGGCTCACAATCTATGCTACACCACTCTGTTGCAGCCAGGAAATAAAGACAAGTTGGGTTTAACTGATGATCAGACCACACGCACTCCAACAAACAATGTATTTGTGAAGAATTCAGTTAGGAAAGGGATCCTACCGGAGATTTTGGAGTCGCTGCTCGCTGCTCGAAAGCGTGCTAAAGCTGACCTGAAAGTCGAAACGGATTCATTCAAACGTTCCGTACTGGATGGTCGTCAGTTGGCGTTGAAAATTTCCGCTAATTCTGTGTATGGTTTCACGG GTGCCCAGGTTGGTAAGCTTCCGTGCCTAGAAATTTCCGGATCTGTAACAGCGTACGGTCGAACTATGATCGAGCAGACAAAGCAGGAAGTCGAACAACGCTACACGGTGGAAAACGGCTATGAAAACGATGCTGTCGTAATCTACGGCGATACCGATTCGGTGATGGTTAACTTCGGAGTCAAATCTCTCGAGCGAAGCATGGAACTGGGCCGGGAAGCGGCCGATTTCGTCAGTGCTAAATTCGTTAAACCCATCAAGCTGGAGTTTGAAAAGGTCTACTATCCATATCTGCTAATCAATAAGAAGCGTTATGCGGGTTTGTACTTCACCCGCCCGGACAAGTACGACAAGATGGATTGCAAAGGCATTGAAACAGTACGACGCGATAATTCACCTTTGGTTGCCAATCTTATGAATTCCTGTCTACAGAAACTGTTGATTGATCGCAATCCGGAAGGAGCAGTCGAGCACGCGAAACAGGTAATAGCTGACCTTCTGTGTAACCGAATCGATATTTCTCAGTTGGTCATAACTAAGGAATTAGCGAAAACGGATTACGCTGCAAAGCAAGCTCACGTTGAGTTGGCGAACAAAATGAAAAAGCGAGATGCTGGCAGTGCCCCCAAGCTAGGCGATCGCGTTCCTTATGTTATTATAACAGCAGCCAAAAACACTCCAGCCTATATGAAAGCCGAAGATCCGATTTACGTACTGGAGAATTGCGTTCCCATCGACGCAAACTACTATCTGGAGAATCAGCTTTCCAAGCCCTTGCTTCGTATCTTTGAGCCAATCCTAGGAGAAAAAGCTGAATCTATTCTGCTTAGGGGTGACCACACGCGGACTCGATCGGTTGTTACGTCGAAAGTCGGAGCCTTAGCGGCTTTCACAAAAAAGCGAGACGCTTGTCTCGGATGTAAAGCACTCCTTCCTGCCGGATACGAAGGGCAAGCTCTTTGTCAACACTGCAAACCTAGAGAGGCGGCACTTTATCAACACGAATTGAGCGGACAGCGTATGCTAGAGGAACGTTTCTGTCGCTTATGGACACAATGTCAACGCTGTCAAGGCTCACTCCACGAGGAGGTCATCTGTACCAGTCGAGATTGTCCCATTTTCTACATGCGCACGAAGATCAGAATGGAACTGGTCACGCAGGAAAAACGGGTTGCACGATTTGGTGTGCCAACATGGTAG
- the LOC128733987 gene encoding palmitoyltransferase Hip14 isoform X1, giving the protein MYQSACSAAAGGCSEPERTDRDGLISHESAVAPVEHDYSGFDIVKATQFGAIGRVKELIEAGWDVNQPDSETVTLLHWAAINNRKDIIKYFLDKGAIVDAVGGELNATPLHWATRQGHLGAVVLLLAAGADPSLRDAEGCSCIHLAAQFGHTALVAYFIARGVNPDLQDRGGMTALMWAAWKISALDPVRLLLTLGANPSLADHTHGNTALHWAILARNATAVSTLILKGKSSLEIPNLRGDTPLTMLQPHLGSIWIGSKVSEKVRELTQQSQRRNFIVRFTLDKRFRWWSMIATPFLVFYLAGLIFCAETLIIIKVFLLGCLYAVSHTIGQTLFDETLMALLPLSVYMATKLWFYVTWLTYIAPTVSFLASLSFLTCSAGLWVCFLKSWRGDPGVIQPTQEQRFRTIIELSERGGGGFEPSAFCSACLVRRPVRSKHCSVCDRCVARFDHHCPWVGNCIGAKNHKYFMGFLWMLLIMCSWMLYGGANFYVQACNVNMDEVLSGLWNAMVAIGSCNPWVGWVTANALLHISWVTVLTICQTYQVVCLGMTTNERMNRGRYRHFQAKGGKSPFTRGPIRNLFDFLECSCFGMVQPLQTDWMQYFDFDKHVEHEPLLRPDNFQYV; this is encoded by the exons ATGTACCAAAGCGCCTGCAGTGCCGCTGCCGGTGGTTGTTCTGAACCGGAACGAACTGATCGGGATGGGTTGATATCTCATGAGTCAGCGGTGGCTCCAGTGGAACATGATTACAGTGGATTTGATATAGTGAAGGCGACACAGTTCGGTGCCATAGGTCGAGTGAAAGAGTTAATCGAAGCCGGATGGGATGTTAATCAACCGGATAGTGAAACTGTCACGCTTCTGCATTGGGCTGCTATTAACAATAGAAAAGACATTATCAAGTATTTCTTGGATAAGGGTGCGATTGTAGATGCAGTCGGGGGTGAACTGAATGCGACACCTTTGCATTGGGCCACCAGACAGGGTCATCTGGGGGCGGTCGTTCTTCTACTAGCGGCTGGGGCAGATCCAAGTCTAAGAGATGCGGAAGGTTGCTCTTGTATTCATTTGGCGGCTCAGTTTGGCCACACTGCACTAGTGGCTTATTTCATTGCTCGGGGGGTGAATCCGGATCTGCAAGATCGCGGAGGGATGACAGCGCTCATGTGGGCAGCTTGGAAAATTTCCGCCTTAGATCCGGTGCGGCTCTTGCTCACACTTGGTGCAAATCCAAGTCTCGCGGATCATACCCATGGAAACACAGCTCTGCATTGGGCTATTCTAGCCCGCAATGCCACCGCAGTCAGTACGCTTATATTGAAAGGAAAATCGAGCCTAGAAATTCCTAATCTTCGTGGTGATACTCCGCTCACCATGCTGCAACCTCATCTAGGTTCTATCTGGATCGGCTCGAAAGTGTCGGAAAAAGTGCGAGAGCTGACGCAGCAATCTCAGCGCCGTAATTTCATTGTTCGCTTCACACTAGATAAGCGCTTCCGCTGGTGGAGCATGATAGCGACTCCGTTCCTAGTATTCTATCTGGCTGGTTTGATCTTCTGTGCGGAGACATTGATTATTATCAAAGTATTCCTGCTTGGATGCCTGTATGCTGTTTCGCACACGATTGGCCAAACGCTGTTCGATGAAACATTGATGGCGCTTCTTCCGCTCAGCGTTTACATGGCTACCAAGCTTTGGTTCTATGTTACCTGGTTGACCTACATCGCACCGACCGTGTCCTTTCTGGCTTCGTTATCGTTCCTAACCTGCAGCGCCGGGCTGTGGGTGTGCTTCTTAAAGTCCTGGCGGGGCGATCCGGGCGTGATTCAACCGACGCAGGAGCAGAGATTCAGG ACAATTATTGAACTTTCGGAACGTGGTGGTGGAGGCTTCGAACCGTCCGCTTTTTGTTCCGCCTGCCTGGTTCGCCGTCCTGTCAGGTCAAAACACTGCTCGGTCTGCGACCGATGTGTGGCCCGTTTCGATCATCATTGCCCTTGGGTAGGAAACTGTATTG GCGCTAAAAACCACAAATATTTCATGGGATTCCTCTGGATGCTGCTAATTATGTGCTCATGGATGCTGTATGGTGGAGCAAACTTCTATGTTCAAGCTTGTAATGTAAACATGGACGAAG TTTTGTCAGGTTTATGGAATGCAATGGTAGCTATTGGGTCTTGTAACCCGTGGGTTGGTTGGGTGACAGCCAATGCACTGCTACATATATCTTGGGTGACAGTGCTTACTATCTGCCAAACCTATCAAGTTGTTTGCCTGGGTATGACAACGAATGAACGGATGAATAGAGGTCGATATCGACATTTCCAAGCAAAAGGAGGAAAAAGTCCATTCACGCGGGGTCCGATTCGAAATCTATTTGACTTTCTGGAGTGCAGTTGTTTCGGAATGGTTCAACCATTGCAAACTGACTGGATGCAGTATTTCGACTTCGATAAGCACGTAGAACATGAACCACTACTGCGACCGGATAACTTTCAGTACGTCTGA
- the LOC128733987 gene encoding palmitoyltransferase Hip14 isoform X2: MYQSACSAAAGGCSEPERTDRDGLISHESAVAPVEHDYSGFDIVKATQFGAIGRVKELIEAGWDVNQPDSETVTLLHWAAINNRKDIIKYFLDKGAIVDAVGGELNATPLHWATRQGHLGAVVLLLAAGADPSLRDAEGCSCIHLAAQFGHTALVAYFIARGVNPDLQDRGGMTALMWAAWKISALDPVRLLLTLGANPSLADHTHGNTALHWAILARNATAVSTLILKGKSSLEIPNLRGDTPLTMLQPHLGSIWIGSKVSEKVRELTQQSQRRNFIVRFTLDKRFRWWSMIATPFLVFYLAGLIFCAETLIIIKVFLLGCLYAVSHTIGQTLFDETLMALLPLSVYMATKLWFYVTWLTYIAPTVSFLASLSFLTCSAGLWVCFLKSWRGDPGVIQPTQEQRFRTIIELSERGGGGFEPSAFCSACLVRRPVRSKHCSVCDRCVARFDHHCPWVGNCIGAKNHKYFMGFLWMLLIMCSWMLYGGANFYVQACNVNMDEGLWNAMVAIGSCNPWVGWVTANALLHISWVTVLTICQTYQVVCLGMTTNERMNRGRYRHFQAKGGKSPFTRGPIRNLFDFLECSCFGMVQPLQTDWMQYFDFDKHVEHEPLLRPDNFQYV, translated from the exons ATGTACCAAAGCGCCTGCAGTGCCGCTGCCGGTGGTTGTTCTGAACCGGAACGAACTGATCGGGATGGGTTGATATCTCATGAGTCAGCGGTGGCTCCAGTGGAACATGATTACAGTGGATTTGATATAGTGAAGGCGACACAGTTCGGTGCCATAGGTCGAGTGAAAGAGTTAATCGAAGCCGGATGGGATGTTAATCAACCGGATAGTGAAACTGTCACGCTTCTGCATTGGGCTGCTATTAACAATAGAAAAGACATTATCAAGTATTTCTTGGATAAGGGTGCGATTGTAGATGCAGTCGGGGGTGAACTGAATGCGACACCTTTGCATTGGGCCACCAGACAGGGTCATCTGGGGGCGGTCGTTCTTCTACTAGCGGCTGGGGCAGATCCAAGTCTAAGAGATGCGGAAGGTTGCTCTTGTATTCATTTGGCGGCTCAGTTTGGCCACACTGCACTAGTGGCTTATTTCATTGCTCGGGGGGTGAATCCGGATCTGCAAGATCGCGGAGGGATGACAGCGCTCATGTGGGCAGCTTGGAAAATTTCCGCCTTAGATCCGGTGCGGCTCTTGCTCACACTTGGTGCAAATCCAAGTCTCGCGGATCATACCCATGGAAACACAGCTCTGCATTGGGCTATTCTAGCCCGCAATGCCACCGCAGTCAGTACGCTTATATTGAAAGGAAAATCGAGCCTAGAAATTCCTAATCTTCGTGGTGATACTCCGCTCACCATGCTGCAACCTCATCTAGGTTCTATCTGGATCGGCTCGAAAGTGTCGGAAAAAGTGCGAGAGCTGACGCAGCAATCTCAGCGCCGTAATTTCATTGTTCGCTTCACACTAGATAAGCGCTTCCGCTGGTGGAGCATGATAGCGACTCCGTTCCTAGTATTCTATCTGGCTGGTTTGATCTTCTGTGCGGAGACATTGATTATTATCAAAGTATTCCTGCTTGGATGCCTGTATGCTGTTTCGCACACGATTGGCCAAACGCTGTTCGATGAAACATTGATGGCGCTTCTTCCGCTCAGCGTTTACATGGCTACCAAGCTTTGGTTCTATGTTACCTGGTTGACCTACATCGCACCGACCGTGTCCTTTCTGGCTTCGTTATCGTTCCTAACCTGCAGCGCCGGGCTGTGGGTGTGCTTCTTAAAGTCCTGGCGGGGCGATCCGGGCGTGATTCAACCGACGCAGGAGCAGAGATTCAGG ACAATTATTGAACTTTCGGAACGTGGTGGTGGAGGCTTCGAACCGTCCGCTTTTTGTTCCGCCTGCCTGGTTCGCCGTCCTGTCAGGTCAAAACACTGCTCGGTCTGCGACCGATGTGTGGCCCGTTTCGATCATCATTGCCCTTGGGTAGGAAACTGTATTG GCGCTAAAAACCACAAATATTTCATGGGATTCCTCTGGATGCTGCTAATTATGTGCTCATGGATGCTGTATGGTGGAGCAAACTTCTATGTTCAAGCTTGTAATGTAAACATGGACGAAG GTTTATGGAATGCAATGGTAGCTATTGGGTCTTGTAACCCGTGGGTTGGTTGGGTGACAGCCAATGCACTGCTACATATATCTTGGGTGACAGTGCTTACTATCTGCCAAACCTATCAAGTTGTTTGCCTGGGTATGACAACGAATGAACGGATGAATAGAGGTCGATATCGACATTTCCAAGCAAAAGGAGGAAAAAGTCCATTCACGCGGGGTCCGATTCGAAATCTATTTGACTTTCTGGAGTGCAGTTGTTTCGGAATGGTTCAACCATTGCAAACTGACTGGATGCAGTATTTCGACTTCGATAAGCACGTAGAACATGAACCACTACTGCGACCGGATAACTTTCAGTACGTCTGA